From a single Ornithodoros turicata isolate Travis chromosome 8, ASM3712646v1, whole genome shotgun sequence genomic region:
- the LOC135366810 gene encoding SAP30-binding protein-like: MSGEAPKPTALASLTETYTDSEGEADSDSDTVPFAIQRAPERRLPVTVEGTPNSQNGVPLVCYRAEDEEEFEDDVIVADDESLSDLLPEESRSTEEVRFRPESPLSYHRCLLERGVGGVFLPQDPPTKCSQTLQDKIARLYERKLRDGKDMNASIQMRKDFRNPSIYEKLISYCSIDEMGTNYPPEIYDPHSWNAESYYEELSKRQKEEMDKREKEKKTKVEFMSGTAKKTDQPNVEVVVGMKRKSKWDVGISQSAALPAALKPATLVTPAAVVPVPLPTGTKPTVISAFGTLPKKSKQ, from the coding sequence ATGAGTGGTGAGGCACCTAAGCCAACTGCTCTCGCTTCCTTGACTGAGACCTACACAGACTCTGAAGGCGAAGCGGACTCCGACTCCGACACCGTCCCTTTCGCAATACAACGGGCTCCGGAGCGGAGGCTGCCTGTGACCGTTGAGGGTACTCCAAATTCGCAAAATGGTGTTCCACTAGTGTGTTATCGAGCAGAAGACGAGGAAGAATTTGAGGACGACGTTATTGTCGCCGATGACGAATCACTGAGCGACCTTTTACCTGAAGAAAGTCGCTCAACAGAAGAGGTGCGATTCAGGCCAGAATCTCCCTTGTCTTATCATCGCTGTCTTTTAGAACGTGGCGTAGGCGGCGTGTTTCTACCGCAAGATCCGCCAACGAAGTGTTCGCAAACGCTGCAAGATAAGATAGCTCGATTGTACGAACGCAAGTTAAGGGACGGTAAGGACATGAACGCATCCATTCAAATGAGAAAAGACTTTCGTAACCCCAGCATCTATGAGAAGCTCATTTCCTATTGCAGCATCGATGAAATGGGAACAAACTACCCACCAGAAATCTACGATCCTCATAGCTGGAACGCAGAGTCTTATTACGAGGAGTTGTCGAAGAGGCAGAAAGAAGAGATGgataaaagagagaaagagaagaagaCAAAAGTGGAATTCATGTCTGGAACGGCGAAAAAAACAGATCAACCCAATGTTGAAGTCGTGGTCGGCATGAAGCGCAAGAGCAAGTGGGACGTCGGAATCAGCCAATCGGCTGCGCTGCCTGCAGCTTTGAAACCAGCAACTCTGGTGACACCTGCAGCCGTAGTTCCAGTGCCATTGCCAACTGGAACAAAGCCCACTGTCATTTCGGCATTTGGGACTCTGCCAAAAAAATCAAAGCAGTGA